In Rutidosis leptorrhynchoides isolate AG116_Rl617_1_P2 chromosome 6, CSIRO_AGI_Rlap_v1, whole genome shotgun sequence, the DNA window acctggtagttatttaaatgcatctcatgaatgttgttactatttatctgtatggatcacttaatagtgatatatatgaatatacctaaagggttaaggtatcataagcatctaatgtaaaacccaagggaatatattccattaaatcacaaagatttctaagtgggtttatacaaacgggacgtatgtggtataaccgattaaatgactacttgataaaaaaaagggtataaatataaacttattttgcacgtatgttttataaaaacaatgttcggatatgagatcgtagttgtttatgtcaatgttcttaacatcatatgaacaaataaagagatctataaatcattcaacttctaaagaattattttgaaatgaaagatcttgaaaaaaccaagtattaccttggattgcaaattgagcatatgcctaatggtttacttgtacatcaaacaacttataccgaaaagattttaaaacattttttttaaagacaaactcattgttgttagatcactcaatattgacactgatctatttcatccctgcgaagatcatgaaaatcttaacagatcggaagttccatattttagtgcaattgaggttcttatgtatcttatagattgtacaagacctgacatttctcttgcagttaatttgttggcaagattcagctcaaatgacaatggagcgggatcaaacacatattttgatacccttgagaaactgctgatttaaaattattttattctaacgtttcaaaacaagatttggttgattatgtatatacaggtcattcatcaaatcctcataaagataaatctcaaactcgatatgtattcctaaatggaggtaccacaaaatcatggcgttcttaaaacaaacacttgttgcgacatcatcaaatcatgacgaagtgattgcattatatgaaactactcgaaaatgtgtttggttgagatcaatgacacaaatcattattgattcttgtggactagaacgctataaaagactaacaactatcttcaccaacaactatatatgaagataatgcagcttgcataatacaaatgaaagaagagtatcaaaagtgactgaacaaaatataaatactgacaaggcgccaaagccatagacggtcttaacggtcataagtttgatggaaaagaatggtatattggtaaggctcagaaaagactacaagggaataggaattgaaacaagggtttgagcaaaccatgaaggagactgtagacaaattacaggggctaaacttgtacataaaagatttagatgatacagtttcagatgaaaacctcagattcttctcatatactcaagatctcgtaaaagacaaccagattaaaatgagatacgttcaatcaacaactctgctgatctttataccaaagtactgccaactgctattttcagaacacacgttcataatattggcatgaggcatgttcagaagatgtaacaactcaggcgttgcctacttgagggggagtcaactctatactgcactctttttcccttagctaaagttttatcccaatgggttttctttagcaagatttttaacgaggcagtactagttattctctaataaaattgtcatccaagggggagtgttataaaatatctagattgtgttataaaatatctagattggatgttaattttattattattatatttcttgcatagtaatattttatactataaatagacatgtatggtaaccatttaaggtgtaccatttctcttgaaatatcaatatcaatatttcttctctccttcttctctttttttctctctttgttcttataaccattaaaggtagttataagcctactgaattataacatcctttaattttttttatcactCTTGTTCTTATCTCTACAAAATATAACCCTAAGTGAAATTTTGAAATCATATTAAAGGCTACTCTTTTCTTGCAATAGTAATATATAGATCTTTTGTGAAGTTAAACTCATTTGATGAATTATCATTTTAGTTTAGTTTTTACTtggtgtaaaaatataattttcttTACCAAACAACAATAACAAAATTCAATCCCACAAAAATAGTTAATTATtccctatcctagaataaagagaagtaaTTTTTCTACTCAGAGTGAAACATTTCAAGAGTAACAATGtactatggatagagagattgattACGAGTGGATCTCCGATTAATAAGTaagttaaataaattaaataaataaaatgtgagATGCCATGAAAATGGTTGATTCAAATTTGGTGAATTTTAAACCTGTCTGAAAGTTCAATTTAAGGTCTAAGCGACAGTTAAGTTGTCAATAAATTGACGTTGTTggtgactcgattaatatagccaaCAAACATTTGTTGGAGTATATAATAAAAATAGATCGAGGTTTAAAGGTTTAATTTACACATTCAATGGCcggcttattttttttttttttttttacctataaTAGTTGGATAAACACTAAGCCTATGTATTAGGTTAAATTTTACAAAATTATGGTATGAGTACTTTGAAAAGAAAGGCAAGCTTGGGTTTAGATCTAGGTAACTTTTGGGAAAGTGAAAAGTGCTTGTGTAATACTCCTATTCGACACTTACGACCCTAAATATAGTAATTGAAGACTTGAAGTACAGAAATAATGTCTACTAATGGCAAAATATTATAGTTATTGACTAACTTGACCAAAAAGATTTGTATGGacatatatgtataatgtataacTCATAATTTAACATGTTGAAATAAACATCAGTTTTAATTTAATTGTAATTTATTCACTAGCTATGATATAATATTTACTTGTGAAAATTAAAACAGGTAGGATAAGATACGGAAATAAAAAGAAATAGCTACGGAAAATTAAACCGAATGTTGAAAATGAATATTTAGGTGTGACAGGATTAACATAACATTAAAAATGCAAAACGACAACACATGGTTATATCGTTATTTATAGGGATGACATCACTAGAGAATGGAGAGAAACTTTAGAGAGAGAAACTTTAGGGAGAGAGAGCAATACTTCAAGGCTGGCGCGGGCAGAGCACGGGGAGACTACAACAGGGACTATAGGTATCGATACAAGACTTCAAGCGGTAATCATCTCACTTCGTACATGTTTTTCAACTTCCCGGATGATTGGGTGGTACTAGACTTTTGGAATTTGTTCAAACCATACGGTGCGGTTAGGGATGTGTATGTTGCTTCTAAGAGACTCCGGAGTGGCCAGCGATTTGCTTTTGTAAGATTTGGGGAGGTGAGTAACGGCGACAGGCTGTTGAAATCCTTGGAGGCCATCAAGATTAATGGCAACTTCATAAAAGTTTTTAAAGCGACAGACAGAGGTCCCAAACCTGCAGATAAGGGTGCAGATATCAAATCGGGCCGTAGCACAAAAATTCCGGTTGAAAACAGATTCTTTGATGGCAGAAAATTTCGTGATGTTTTAAGAGAAGAGGAAGACCTTAGAACAAGATTAGAGGAAAAAAGAAAAGAAGAGGCGAAGAGGATGGGGGAGACTGACTTGAGGAACATGTTAAACAGGAACAAGAGGGTTCCTAATAGCGGTAACAATGGTGTTGTAGGGGAAGACAAAAAGATTGTGATTAAAGATAATGAAGACAACCACGAGCTACTTTCAAGGGCAGTTATATGTGATGCTAAAAACCATAAGATCTTAAGGAACTTGAAAAGAATCTGTGATGAGGAGGGTTTCATTGACCTCCACATTAAGTTACTTGGGGGGCTTGGTCTGTTGTTAATTTTTAACTCTCAGGAGATTGCTACACAGGTGGTAAAGCAAACCGACCATCCATTGAGAAAATGGATACATAAGGCTCAAATGTGGAATAATGAATTTTGGCCCGAATGTCGTATGGTTTGGTTGAGGATAACGGGTGTGCCAATCCATATCTGGAACGAAAGCACCTTTATGTCAATTGGAGAATGGTGGGGAGTGGTGTATGAACTTGATAATTATGTATTGCGTGGACACCAAAGGCTAACATATGGAAGAGTTTTAGTGAAGCTAAATGAGCCTGGGGTGGTGGATGATGCGTTGAAACTCATCCATAAAAATAAATCCTACTTTGTTAATattaaagaagaaaagaagttataTCCAGATTTTGCAAGTGATGATAGTGATGAGGATTTTAGTCATGAAGGTGAGTCAGAGGAAAGCTCTGAATTTGTCGATTCCGATGACGCTGCAAGCTTGGACGTAGATAATGAGGATGTTGATTCTCAAAGGGATATTTCAGAGAACGAGTTCGGGTCGGATTTTTTGTTTGATTATGATGTAAACCAGGAAAATAAGgatgaagatgataaagaagagagtaaCAACAACCCAGAAAACATTGAGGATACATAAAATATTCCGGGCACATTCACCGGTGGTATGGGTGGTATTCCAGTTAACATTGAAGGTAACCAGGGTGGTTTTTCGGTCAACACAGGCCATGAAAGCGGTATTCTTTTGTTCACAAAACCAGTGGTGGAAGATCTAGGGTCGGGATGTCTTGGTATTGGGGAAAGGGTGAGTGATACCGAGGAATGTTCGTCAAAAACAAGAAGCATTAATTGCCCTAAATCGTGTCCCAAAAAAGTTACAGAAGAAGAAGCGGCTGTTAATGGTTGCATGGGTGATGGTAACGAAACAGGTTCTTTGGAAGAAGAGTTGGAGCCTGTGAGTCCATTGAATTGTGTTGATGGGCCTCCTGGGCTTAATAATGCTGGCACTAATTTAGATGAACCAGGGCCTTGCACAAATCAAAACAGCCACGATAAGGGCCCAATCAATTTAAATGAAAAGGCCCAACAAGGAAAGGTAAATCCTGATACGCAGCGACCTAAGTCTGGATCGGTTaacaaaacaaataaaaaaaattcccAAGAGCAGAAATTCCTCGAGTGTTTAGTCAAAGCAATTCCCCAATTCAAGTGAGGTCTCATTCTGTCGCAATTGCTATTGGAAATCAATCAATAATTGCCGAGCTTTGTCAAGATTAATGAAACTCAAACGCTTGGCCAGGAAAGGGATCAACCTCGATTCTACAATGATCAATTGCAAGTCATGTAGGCGATTGAAGACCAAGGGTGAGTCGACTAAATAGAGTCGATCAAACGATTCTGTACCTCCTCAATGTCAACCGATTAATAGCACGGAGGTCAAGgagtttggtgaacaaattgggtTGAAGTGTCCCAATCCCAACCAACAGTAAGGTTCACTGATCTGCTTTCTATCGTGTTTTTATGTTTTTTTATGAAGATCTTATCACTTAATGTTCGTGGGTTGGGGGTTAAAGGAAAATTTGGGGGGGTTAAGAAAATATGTTCTACTGAAAGACCTGACTTTGTTGCCCTACAAGAAACAAGGTGTAGACAGATTACTGATCAATGGGTTTTTGCTATGTGGGGAAGTTCTGAGTGCGGGTTTATTAAAAAAGATGTGGTGGGCAATTCGGGGGGTATGTTGTTAGTATGGGATACGAACAGCTTCTCGGCTACGAGTGCTTTCAGTAACGAATTCTTCTTAGGGGTCCAAGGCAATTGGGTTGGTTCTAGGGCTGAGTCAATCATCGTGAACGTCTATGGTCCACAAGATGATGCAAATAAAAAGATAATGTGGGATTCATTAGAATCGGTTTTAAAAAGTATTGACTCGTTTTGGTTACTCTGTGGTGACTTCAATGAAGTTAGAGAGGAATCAAACAGGTTGAATTGTGTTTACCATCCAAGAAGGGctgtgatgaaaggacccgtcctaatccatccggacgaagtccatatcgattataaacgattcacaacagttaattacatcgcgaggtaattgacctctatatgatacattttacaaacattgcattcgtttttgaaaagacaatctttcattacatcaaaagttgacggcatgcataccatttcataatatatctaactataattgacttaataataatcttgatgaactcaacgactcgaatgcaacgtcttttgaaatatgtcatgaatgactccaagtaatatatctaagatgagcaaatgcacagcggaagatttctttcgtacctgagaataaacatgctttcaagtgtcaaccaaaaggttggtgagttcattagttcaacataaataatcatttcataattttaataggccacaagatttcatactttcatttctcataatcatacgtcccatacatagagacaaaaataatcattcatatggattgaacacctggtaaccgacattcacaatatacatataagaatatccccatcatttcgggatcctccttcggacatgatataaatttcgaagtactaaagcatccggtactttggatggggcttgttgggcccgatagatctatctttagagttcgcgtcaattagggtttctgttcccaaattcttagattaccagactatatagggtgatattcaatttgataatccaaccatagaatgtagtttcgattacttgtgtctatttcgtaaaacatttataaaagcagtgcatgtattctcagtcccaaaaatatatataaaaagggagtaatgaaaactcacgcatataattattgtaaaacagttactaaagcatttgcatgtattctcagcccaaaaatgtaatgagtaaaaaagggattaaatgaactcacctaatgtattttgtagtaaaaatacatattacaatattgaacaaatgcagggttggcctcggattcacgaacctatatcatttgcatatttattaatatacatagttgtaaccgtacaatatatatataactttattagttatatacttctaataatatatatatttcatatattcattttgttattacttttcgttatgtcatatgtattaaatatatttttaacatatatatttgtttattaataatagtagttatattaaaaccaaaataatattagtagtggtagaaatgatagtaattataatacttaatgataattataatgatattaataattataattgtaaaatattaatttttacagttaatgatagctatgttactgatttttgtaattacataataataatacctgtgataatacaattaatactacttatgttaatattaatagttctattatttatagaaagatactaatactaattgtAACAAATTgtattactttaataataataataataatactaatcctaatcatagttgtaactagggttatactaataataatattaaagggtaactaatacttatattagtattaaatgatgatactaataactaatgtttgtaatacataataataataataataataataataataataatgataataataataataataataataataataataataataataataataataataataataataataatactaataatcatgactttaatacctaatgataataactataataaagaTCATGATAtttataacaattaatattaataatactaacattggTAACATTTTTAATTCTTCCAATTATGATGTtaaatataattactatattactaataataacaatcttagtgataatcataataattttaataataataatcataataataaaaataataacaataataataataatgataataataataataataaggaaataatgaaaataataaaaataactaccTTAAAGTGATAGGCTTTAACAAAAAATCAAATGactcagcccgggctcgaacccacgacctcccgctagcCCGACACCCCTCTTAACCATTGCTCCGCCCGTACTTTTCTGTTTAATTCCCATCCACGAATTTATTTAACATTTTCTATTATGATTCATCTTCTTCCATTGAATACACAGCGACCAGGGCCTCACCTCTCCATATTAACGAATTAACAAACTAATTTAAGGTCTCTCAAAATAGCAGATACGTTCTAAATTAGATGTTTGAattttaaattaaaacagaaatacaTGAAAACTGGTTTCTGCAGTTGAAGAACACGAAGTGTAACTCCAAATTGATTTCGAAAATTTAGAATGTTTCAgataaaacttataacatgaagTTGGTTCTAAACGATGTATATAAACTTTCTGGATCGTCAATTACTCCAAAGActcaaaaaaaaaaactcaaattttGACATGAACACTACAGTTGACTTTTTGGAAgataactttgactcaaaaattaaacCTCGATATAAGAAATTGGCTTTTGAAACTTTGCAGGTAGAATCATGAC includes these proteins:
- the LOC139855134 gene encoding uncharacterized protein codes for the protein MGGIPVNIEGNQGGFSVNTGHESGILLFTKPVVEDLGSGCLGIGERVSDTEECSSKTRSINCPKSCPKKVTEEEAAVNGCMGDGNETGSLEEELEPVSPLNCVDGPPGLNNAGTNLDEPGPCTNQNSHDKGPINLNEKAQQGKILSLNVRGLGVKGKFGGVKKICSTERPDFVALQETRCRQITDQWVFAMWGSSECGFIKKDVVGNSGGMLLVWDTNSFSATSAFSNEFFLGVQGNWVGSRAESIIVNVYGPQDDANKKIMWDSLESVLKSIDSFWLLCGDFNEVREESNRKFTRISDDGTKFSKLDRFLVSDKFVNLWNDLSVIPLERRVLDHCPLLLRDKIIDYGPKPFKVFNEWFNKEGVDVIVKDAWAKQVRGTRLDFKFRDRLKNVKLALKEWSSSTFGYLDREIINLKAKVDEWERKAETRALNEYERAIWLETRKCWIDKETVKANMLKQKARIRWIIEGDENSKYFHSAIKRKHSKCNI